The Iamia sp. SCSIO 61187 genomic sequence TGCTGGAACTGCTGGACCATGATCCCGCCGGGGCGGGGACGGGACCAGGTCGAGGGGTCGTCGGGATCGGCGCCGACCGTCGCCCACAGGTGGTCGGCGATCGCTGCCGCCTCGTCGCGTCCGATCGCCTGGGGCAGCACGACCACCCCGTCCCGGTCCCATCGGACCATCTCGTCGGGGGTCAGCACCGGGTCGGCCGCCATCACCGCCGCCTGCCTCTCGACCTCGGCCTCGGGGGGCGGCCGGCCGTCGCACCAGGCGTCCCAGCGGGCGAGGCGAGCGGGGTCGGGCCGGCCCGCGGTCGCCACGATCCACGCCGCGAAGGCGTCCCACTCGGGCCGCTCGCTCCCGAGGAGGGTGATGGTCTGCTCGAGCCCCAGGCCCAACGTGTCGAGCAGGAGCCGCACGGGGACGGTCGGCCCGTCGGAGGGGCGGGCGTGCTGGGTCGTGGCCGCCCACAGGTCGTGCAGCCCCGGCACGCCGCGCAGAGCCTCGCCTGCGCCATCCACGCCCGAACGCTACCCCCGGTCGGAGTGGGTCAGACCCACTCCGACCGCGTGATGTCACACCCCCTCGTCACCATGGCCCCATGCCACGCGGACCCCGACGTGGATCGGCGAGCGAGATCCACCACGTGATGAACCGAGGAGTCGATCACCAGCCGGTCTTCCTCGCCGATGAAGACCGGCTCGAGTTCGGCCGCCAGCTCGCCCGGGCGCACGACGAGCTGGGCGTCTCGACGCTGGCGTACTGCCTGATGGGCAACCACTTCCACCTCTTGGTGCGGGCGCCGGGGGAGACGCTCTCGACCGCCATGCAGCACGTCATCAGCGTCTACACCCGCCACACCAACGACCGGGTCGGACGGGACGGCCCACTGTTCCGGGGGCGGTTCCACTCGATCCCTGTCGAGACCGACGCCTACCTCCTCCAAGCGACCCGCTACATCCATCGCAATCCCCTGCCTCTGCGGGGGGTCGACTCGCCGGCCGAGTACCGCTGGTCGAGCTACCGGACGTACCTCGGGCTGCGACCCGCCCCTGCCTTCCTGGACATCGCACCGGTCACGGCGCTGCTCGGCGGACCGGACGCGGTGGCCGCGTTCACCGAGGGCGAGGTCGCCCCGACCGGGCGATGTGCCTCGGTCCGCATCGAGGACCTTCGGCAGCTCATCGATTGCGCGATCGCTGTCGATGACCTGACCCACCGAGAGGACGAGGGCACCCGCCGATGGCTCGCCCGAACCGTGCTGCTCCTCTTGGGGGACCGGTCCTCCGACCCCATCCTCCGTGAGATCGTCGCCTCCGAGCTGGGGCACCCGTCGCCCGAGGCGGCTCGCTCGGCGCTCCGCCGCGCCCGCCAGCGGCAGGTTGCCGAGCCGATGGTCGGGCGTGTGCTCGCCTGGGTCGAGGCGGAGCTGGCCCGGTCGGTGTGGGTCTGACCCACACCGACCGGTCAGAGCTTGATGCCGATGTACTTGGTCTCGAGGTACTCGTCGATGCCCTCGGGGCCGCCCTCGCGGCCGAAGCCGGAGTGCTTCACGCCGCCGAAGGGGGCCGCCGGGTTGGAGACGATGCCCTGGTTGAGGCCGACCATCCCCGTCTCCAGCCGCTCGCACACCGACACCGCCCGGCCCAGGTCGTTGGTGTACACGTAGGCCACCAGCCCGAAGGGGGTGTCGTTGGCGGCGGCGACGGCCTCGTCGTCGGTGCTGAAGGTGGTCACCGGGGCGACGGGGCCGAAGACCTCCTCCTGGAGGATGCGGGCGTCGACGGGGACCTCGGCCAGGACCGTCGGGGCGTAGAAGTACCCCTGCTCCCCCACCCGTCGGCCGCCGGTGCGGACGGCCGCACCCCGGTCGGTGGCGTCGCCGACCAGCTCGCTCACCTTGTCGAGGGTGGGCCGGTCGACCAGCGGGCCCACGTCGACGCCGTCCTCGCTCCCCCGCCCCACGGTGAGAGCACCCATGCGCTCGGACAGCGCGGCGGTGAAAGCCTCGGCGATCGACTCGTGCACCAGGAAGCGGTTGGCCGCCGTGCAGGCCTCGCCCCCGTTGCGCATCTTGGCGATCATGGCGCCGTCGACGGCGGCCTCGACGTCGGCGTCGGCGAACACCACGAACGGGGCGTTGCCGCCGAGCTCCATCGAGACCCGCAGGAGCTGCTCGGCCGACTGCTCGACGAGGCTGCGCCCCACCTCGGTCGACCCGGTGAAGCTCAGCTTCCGCAGCCGGCTGTCGCGGATGAGCGGCTCGACGACCTCGCCGGTCGAGGTGGTGGTGATGACGTTCAGCACGCCGTCGGGGAGCCCGGCCTCGGCCAGGATCTCGGCCAGGCGCAGCATCGTCAGCGGCGTCGACCGGGCCGGCTTGACGACCATCGTGCAGCCGGCGGCGATGGCGGGGCCGATCTTCCGGGTGCCCATGGCCAGCGGGAAGTTCCACGGGGTGATGAACAGGCACGGCCCGACCGGTTGGCGCATGGTGAGGAGGCGCGTGTCGCCGGCGGGGGCGACGGACCACCGACCCGAGATGCGGACCGCCTCCTCGCTGAACCAGCGGAAGAACTCGGCGCCGTAGGTGACCTCGGCCCTGGCGTCCTTGAGGGCCTTTCCGTTCTCGAGCGTCATCAGGAGGGCGAGGTCGTCGGCCTGGGCGGTGATCAGCTCCCACGCCCGGCGCAGGATCTCGCCCCGCTCCCGCGGCCCGGTCGCGGCCCAGTCGCCCTGGGCGGCGACGGCGGCGGCGAGGGCGGCGTCGCCGTCGGCGGCGGTGGCGTCGGCGACGGTGGCGATCACCGCCTCGGTCGACGGATCCTCGACGTCGATGGTCGCGTCGGTGGAGCGCCACGACCCCCCGATGAGCAGCCCGGTGGGGACGGCGTCCACCACCTCCGCCTCGTGACCGGTGAGTGCTGCCATGGGGACCTCCAGGGGTGGGACGTCGACGACCGTACCGTCGGACACCCTGCCTCCGTCTCGCCCTGCTCACCCGGCAGGTCGTAGGTTCGCCCTGACGCTGACCGCCTCCCAGGAGACCCTCGTGCGCAGCCCCAAGGACTTCTTCCGCCCCCTCGCCGTCGGCGCACCGGAGCCGGTGCGCGAGATCCCGGTGCGGCCGTCGCGGATGATCCACTTCTTCCCGCCCCACCTGGAGAAGGTGGTGGCCAAGCTGCCCGAGATCGCCGCCCAGGCCGACGTGGTGCTGGGCAACCTGGAGGACGCCATCCCCTCCGACAGCAAGGAGGCGGCCCGGGCGGGGCTGGTCAAGGTGGCCAAGGAGGTCGACCTGGGCGAGGCCCAGCTCTGGACCCGGGTCAACAGCCTCGACTCGCCCTGGGTCCTCGACGACCTGACCACGCTCGTCACCGAGGTCGGCGACAAGCTCGACGTGATCATGATCCCCAAGGTCGAGGGGCCCGAGGACATCCACTACGTCGACCGCCTGCTGGCCCAGCTCGAGGCCCGGGCCGGGCTCACCGAGCCGCTGCTGGTGCACGCCATCCTCGAGACGGCCCGGGGCGTGGCCAACGTCGAGGAGATCTGCGCCGCCAGCCCCCGCATGCAGGGCCTGTCGCTGGGCCCGGCCGACCTGGCCGCCAACCGGCGCATGAAGACCACCCGCGTCGGCGGCGGCCACCCCGGCTACCTCGTCCGCCAGGACCCCACCGGCGAGGACCTCACCGAGGGCCGGGCGACCTACCAGCAGGACCTGTGGCACTACACGATCGCCCGCATGGTCGACGCCTGCGCCGCCAACGGGATCCTCCCGTACTACGGCCCCTTCGGCGACATCAAGGACACCGTCGCCTGCGAGGACCAGTTCCGCAACGCCTTCCTCCTCGGCTGCGTCGGGGCGTGGAGCCTCCACCCGGTGCAGATCGCCATCGCCAAGAAGGTCTTCTCGCCCGACCCGGCCGACGTGGCCCACGCCCGAGAGGTCATCGAGGCCATGGGTGACGGCACCGGTGCGGTGATGCTGAACGGGAAGATGGAGGACGACGCCTCGGTCAAGCAGTGCCACGTGATCATGGGCCTGGCCCGCG encodes the following:
- a CDS encoding NAD-dependent succinate-semialdehyde dehydrogenase, coding for MAALTGHEAEVVDAVPTGLLIGGSWRSTDATIDVEDPSTEAVIATVADATAADGDAALAAAVAAQGDWAATGPRERGEILRRAWELITAQADDLALLMTLENGKALKDARAEVTYGAEFFRWFSEEAVRISGRWSVAPAGDTRLLTMRQPVGPCLFITPWNFPLAMGTRKIGPAIAAGCTMVVKPARSTPLTMLRLAEILAEAGLPDGVLNVITTTSTGEVVEPLIRDSRLRKLSFTGSTEVGRSLVEQSAEQLLRVSMELGGNAPFVVFADADVEAAVDGAMIAKMRNGGEACTAANRFLVHESIAEAFTAALSERMGALTVGRGSEDGVDVGPLVDRPTLDKVSELVGDATDRGAAVRTGGRRVGEQGYFYAPTVLAEVPVDARILQEEVFGPVAPVTTFSTDDEAVAAANDTPFGLVAYVYTNDLGRAVSVCERLETGMVGLNQGIVSNPAAPFGGVKHSGFGREGGPEGIDEYLETKYIGIKL
- a CDS encoding transposase, with amino-acid sequence MNRGVDHQPVFLADEDRLEFGRQLARAHDELGVSTLAYCLMGNHFHLLVRAPGETLSTAMQHVISVYTRHTNDRVGRDGPLFRGRFHSIPVETDAYLLQATRYIHRNPLPLRGVDSPAEYRWSSYRTYLGLRPAPAFLDIAPVTALLGGPDAVAAFTEGEVAPTGRCASVRIEDLRQLIDCAIAVDDLTHREDEGTRRWLARTVLLLLGDRSSDPILREIVASELGHPSPEAARSALRRARQRQVAEPMVGRVLAWVEAELARSVWV
- a CDS encoding CoA ester lyase yields the protein MRSPKDFFRPLAVGAPEPVREIPVRPSRMIHFFPPHLEKVVAKLPEIAAQADVVLGNLEDAIPSDSKEAARAGLVKVAKEVDLGEAQLWTRVNSLDSPWVLDDLTTLVTEVGDKLDVIMIPKVEGPEDIHYVDRLLAQLEARAGLTEPLLVHAILETARGVANVEEICAASPRMQGLSLGPADLAANRRMKTTRVGGGHPGYLVRQDPTGEDLTEGRATYQQDLWHYTIARMVDACAANGILPYYGPFGDIKDTVACEDQFRNAFLLGCVGAWSLHPVQIAIAKKVFSPDPADVAHAREVIEAMGDGTGAVMLNGKMEDDASVKQCHVIMGLARELADRDPDLAEAYGFSSTEA